One window from the genome of Nicotiana sylvestris chromosome 9, ASM39365v2, whole genome shotgun sequence encodes:
- the LOC138876957 gene encoding uncharacterized protein, which translates to MWQKERDEDDGPPTWEEFEEAFMANFIPEEDRKAKAIEFEQLKQGNKNVQEYYIEFIRLAKHAAHMVKIEKAKIRRFVGGLAYRIKDTTSATSVGMTAFSSVVGFSKHLEKDRHQKREEKKHNKKARIAGRFNGTSSGGGRDSSNKESLAPAQSSHQSGQYKLGFHGCYHYGDIGHIKANCPKLRGNLSGGSTRPSSSSATAVAPPQARGSHNQTGHGAGKGVD; encoded by the exons ATGTGGcaaaaggaaagagatgaagatgatggtccgcctacatgggaagaatttgaagaggccTTCATGGCTAACTTTATCCCAGAAGAGGATAGGAAAGCTAAGGCTATAGAGTTCGAACAGCTAAAGCAAGGGAATAAAAATGTGCAAGAGTACTACATTGAATTCATAAGGTTAGCTAAGCATGCTGCTCACATGGTTAAGATAGAAAAAGCAAAGATTCGTAGGTTTGTTGGCGGTTTAGCTTACCGCATTAAGGATACGACATCAGCTACATCAGTAGGGATGACAGCCTTCTCCTCTGTTGTGGGATTTTCCAAGCACTTAGAAAAAGACAGACatcaaaagagagaagaaaaaaagcatAACAAGAAAGCCCGGATAGCGGGCAGGTTTAATGGTACATCCAGCGGAGGTGGAAGGGATTCCTCTAATAAGGAGTCATTAGCACCAGCTCAGTCTAGTCATCAGTCAG GTCAGTATAAGCTCGGGTTTCATGGTTGCTATCACTATGGAGACATTGGTCATATAAAAGCCAACTGCCCAAAGTTGCGAGGTAATTTAAGTGGTGGATCAACTCGTCCTTCTAGTTCCTCAGCTACTGCAGTTGCACCACCTCAGGCTCGTGGTTCTCATAATCAGACCGGGCATGGGGCAGGTAAAGGTGTAGATTGA